In the genome of Eriocheir sinensis breed Jianghai 21 chromosome 44, ASM2467909v1, whole genome shotgun sequence, one region contains:
- the LOC126980615 gene encoding tigger transposable element-derived protein 1-like, whose translation MKDRLTLLLCANASGDCKIKPLLVYHSENPRPFKKNGVQKSKLSVMWRANKKAWTTRQFFMEWFVVSAPAVKTYLIEKNLPLKALLLMDNAPAHPPGVEEELGKGYKFIEVMFLPPNTTPLIQPMDQNVIASFKKLYTKALFERCFEVTSETELTLREFWKNHFNILHCLRLIDKAWGQVSVRSLQSAWKNLWPTCVTAKDFEGFEPSVQESAVVEDIVSLGRAIGIEVDSDDVEELVQAH comes from the coding sequence ATGAAAGACAGGCTAACCCTGCTTCTGTGCGCCAATGCTAGCGGCGACTGCAAAATTAAACCGCTGCTGGTGTACCATTCGGAAAACCCCAGGCCATTCAAGAAGAACGGTGTGCAAAAGAGCAAACTCAGTGTGATGTGGAGGGCAAACAAGAAAGCCTGGACAACCAGGCAGTTCTTCATGGAGTGGTTTGTGGTGTCTGCACCTGCAGTGAAGACATACCTAATAGAGAAGAATCTACCACTCAAGGCCCTCCTGTTGATGGACAATGCCCCTGCACACCCTCCAGGCGTGGAAGAAGAATTGGGTAAGGGGTATAAATTCATCGAAGTGATgttcctcccccccaacaccacgCCACTGATCCAACCCATGGACCAGAATGTCATCGCCAGCTTTAAGAAGCTGTACACAAAAGCACTTTTTGAGAGGTGCTTTGAGGTGACTTCTGAAACAGAGCTCACTCTGAGGGAGTTTTGGAAGAATCACTTCAATATCCTCCACTGCCTAAGGCTTATAGATAAAGCCTGGGGTCAAGTTTCTGTGAGGTCCTTGCAGTCTGCCTGGAAAAATCTGTGGCCGACCTGTGTGACAGCCAAGGATTTTGAGGGATTCGAGCCTTCAGTCCAGGAGTCTGCTGTGGTGGAGGACATTGTGTCTCTGGGGAGGGCCATAGGCATTGAGGTGGAcagtgatgatgtggaggagctgGTGCAAGCACACTGA